In the Haloferula helveola genome, one interval contains:
- a CDS encoding DUF1800 domain-containing protein: MLPKAKNEWTVEEAAHLVRRAGFGGSPDQIARIHAMGREAAVDSLLDPDEPQDAIPLPSWYNPARLAEEQRERLEEMRESRTEGRSMTAAERERAQRMARQEAQRTARQRLMTASAWWFDRMMRTRAPLREKMVLFLHDHFATSSQKVRQPALMMRQNELLREYALGDFRKLTHEIVRDPAMMLYLDTQTSKKGKPNENFAREVMELFTLGEGNYTEKDIKEAARAFTGYTVNRFNGKVSHVKFQWDSGSKTVLGKTGKFDGDQVVDILFEQQAAAEYLPSKLWMFFVEDEPPKAVVEELAEGFRASGFQLKPLLREIFLSRAFYDSTVIRNQIKSPIQFLVQMCKELEVPDLPGGYEQLAQRELGQVLFVPPNVAGWDWGRAWINTNTLLSRYNIAGVITQGAVDAPGTEGGGENMMDQMAEGGGPGMKVVARLVGRNMRDWKGPDYEKLAPRELRKDPEKLVGSLIARFFQSDPGDKQRGAFVDYAKSKQGVVFTNHEVAELCHLMMSTPRYQLC, encoded by the coding sequence ATGCTCCCCAAAGCGAAGAACGAGTGGACGGTCGAGGAAGCGGCGCACCTCGTCCGCCGGGCCGGATTCGGCGGATCACCCGACCAGATCGCGCGGATCCACGCGATGGGGCGCGAGGCGGCGGTGGACAGCCTGCTCGATCCGGACGAACCGCAGGACGCGATCCCGCTGCCGTCGTGGTACAATCCGGCGCGGCTGGCCGAGGAGCAGCGGGAACGTCTCGAAGAGATGCGCGAGTCCCGGACGGAAGGTCGCTCGATGACGGCTGCGGAGCGCGAGCGAGCGCAGCGGATGGCCCGCCAGGAGGCACAAAGGACGGCGCGCCAACGGTTGATGACGGCCTCCGCATGGTGGTTTGACCGGATGATGAGGACCCGCGCTCCGCTGCGCGAAAAGATGGTCCTGTTTCTCCATGACCACTTCGCGACCTCGTCGCAGAAGGTTCGTCAGCCGGCGTTGATGATGCGCCAGAACGAGCTGCTTCGGGAATACGCGCTTGGCGACTTCCGCAAGCTCACCCACGAGATCGTCCGGGATCCGGCGATGATGCTCTACCTCGACACGCAGACGTCGAAGAAGGGCAAGCCGAACGAGAATTTCGCCCGCGAGGTGATGGAGCTCTTCACCCTCGGCGAGGGCAACTACACCGAGAAGGACATCAAGGAGGCGGCGCGGGCATTCACCGGCTACACCGTGAACCGGTTCAACGGGAAGGTGAGCCACGTGAAGTTCCAGTGGGACTCCGGATCAAAGACCGTGCTTGGCAAGACCGGCAAGTTCGATGGCGACCAGGTCGTTGACATCCTCTTCGAGCAGCAGGCCGCGGCCGAGTACCTGCCCAGTAAGCTGTGGATGTTCTTCGTCGAGGACGAGCCGCCGAAGGCGGTGGTCGAGGAACTCGCCGAAGGCTTCCGGGCATCCGGATTTCAACTCAAGCCGCTGCTCCGCGAGATCTTCCTGTCCCGGGCCTTCTACGACAGCACGGTGATCCGCAACCAGATCAAGAGCCCGATCCAGTTCCTCGTGCAGATGTGCAAGGAACTCGAGGTCCCCGATCTTCCGGGCGGCTACGAGCAGCTCGCGCAGCGGGAGCTCGGGCAGGTGCTTTTCGTGCCGCCGAATGTGGCCGGCTGGGACTGGGGTCGTGCGTGGATCAACACCAACACTCTTCTCAGCCGCTACAATATCGCCGGTGTGATCACCCAAGGTGCGGTGGATGCGCCGGGCACCGAGGGCGGCGGGGAGAACATGATGGACCAGATGGCCGAAGGTGGCGGTCCGGGAATGAAAGTCGTCGCGCGGCTGGTCGGTCGCAACATGCGCGACTGGAAGGGGCCGGACTACGAGAAGCTGGCGCCACGCGAGTTGCGGAAGGATCCCGAGAAGCTGGTGGGCTCGCTCATCGCCCGTTTCTTCCAGAGCGATCCCGGCGACAAGCAGCGCGGGGCGTTTGTCGATTACGCCAAATCGAAGCAGGGCGTGGTTTTCACCAACCACGAGGTTGCCGAGCTCTGCCACCTCATGATGAGCACGCCGCGCTACCAGCTCTGCTGA
- a CDS encoding small basic protein, translating to MSKHNSLKLKGGAEGKRSVMKRFERVKLLKARGQWKEGRSPIGLPKTKGED from the coding sequence ATGTCCAAGCACAACAGTCTCAAGCTCAAGGGTGGCGCCGAAGGCAAGCGCTCCGTGATGAAGCGCTTCGAGCGCGTCAAGCTCCTCAAGGCCCGTGGCCAATGGAAAGAGGGCCGGAGCCCGATCGGTCTCCCGAAGACCAAGGGCGAGGATTGA
- a CDS encoding U32 family peptidase gives MTTDATPELLSPAGNWDCARAAVAAGADAIYFGLPAFNARLRADNFTAEDLPELMQFLHRHGVKGFVAMNTLVFTGELEAAAEQLRLIASAGVDALIIQDLGLAKMARELAPEVELHASTQMTITSPEGLRFVESLFPLDRAVLARELSIREIERFPQSDTTPLEVFVHGALCVAYSGQCLTSESLGQRSANRGECAQACRMPYELVVDGETTEMGEVRYLLSPQDLAAVDVIPDLVRAGVKSYKIEGRLKSPEYVAAVTRVYRKALDAAIDQTESAVTDADRYALEMTFSRGLTSGWLAGTDHPYLTHGRFGKKRGPLLGTVTEAQNGWIRLDVPPDEQSPPLKAGDGVVFDAGENRDLEQGASIWKIENDRIIFHRTYSGINFDRIRPGVTLYKTSDPALESEIRKFWKNAKLTPKKTALHLTVEGSPGSPLTLSSSFEVERSTFDVRCSSETPLQPAANRPLATETLIAQLGRLGDTDYELASLDNRLQGDCHLPLSELNRLRRQLVAALQSDGARTSVRPGTPAATTHHHLLPPSTSHSSPATPAEPALSVLCRTLPQVEAALEAGVQIIYCDFEDPRRYKDAVALKSGSDAGLHLATPRILKPGETGYLKLIERAAPDGLLLRNLAGLEYYKDRSEFVKTADFSLNVANPITARVLMESAGLDRLTVSYDLNISQVLDLLRGAPADWFELTLHQHMPLFHMEHCVFCTFMSEGTTYKDCGRPCEKHVVHLRDRVGQLHRLQADVGCRNTLFNGRAQTGARFLPALLDTGLSRFRIELLDEDRDAASRTIGAYQALIRGERDPADLLEEVTALEKLGVTEGTLR, from the coding sequence ATGACGACCGACGCCACTCCCGAACTGCTCAGCCCCGCGGGCAACTGGGACTGCGCGCGGGCAGCTGTCGCCGCCGGGGCGGACGCGATCTACTTCGGACTCCCCGCCTTCAACGCCCGGCTGCGCGCCGACAACTTCACCGCCGAGGACCTGCCGGAACTGATGCAGTTCCTCCACCGCCACGGCGTGAAGGGCTTCGTCGCGATGAACACCTTGGTCTTCACCGGCGAACTCGAAGCCGCCGCCGAGCAGCTCCGGCTGATCGCCAGCGCCGGCGTCGACGCCCTGATCATTCAGGATCTCGGCTTGGCGAAAATGGCCCGCGAGCTGGCGCCCGAGGTCGAGCTTCACGCATCGACGCAAATGACGATCACCTCGCCCGAGGGCCTTCGCTTCGTCGAGTCGCTCTTCCCTCTCGACCGCGCCGTGCTCGCCCGCGAGCTCTCGATCCGGGAGATCGAACGCTTCCCGCAATCCGACACGACACCCCTCGAGGTGTTCGTCCACGGCGCGCTCTGTGTCGCCTACTCCGGCCAGTGCCTCACCAGCGAAAGCCTCGGCCAGCGGTCGGCCAACCGTGGCGAGTGCGCGCAGGCCTGCCGGATGCCCTACGAACTCGTCGTCGATGGTGAAACGACCGAGATGGGCGAAGTCCGCTACCTGCTCAGCCCGCAGGACCTCGCTGCGGTCGACGTCATCCCCGACCTCGTCCGCGCGGGCGTGAAATCCTACAAGATCGAAGGTCGGCTGAAGTCCCCCGAGTACGTCGCCGCCGTCACCCGCGTGTATCGCAAGGCGCTCGATGCCGCGATCGACCAAACCGAGTCCGCGGTCACCGATGCCGACCGCTACGCGTTGGAGATGACCTTCTCCCGCGGACTCACCAGCGGCTGGCTGGCCGGCACCGACCACCCGTATCTGACCCACGGCCGCTTCGGCAAGAAGCGCGGCCCCTTGCTCGGCACCGTCACCGAGGCGCAGAACGGATGGATCCGTCTGGACGTCCCGCCCGACGAGCAATCCCCGCCGCTCAAGGCCGGCGACGGCGTGGTCTTCGACGCCGGCGAGAACCGCGACCTCGAACAGGGCGCGTCGATCTGGAAGATCGAGAACGACCGCATCATCTTCCACCGCACCTACAGCGGTATCAATTTCGACCGCATCCGCCCGGGCGTCACCCTCTACAAGACCTCTGACCCAGCCCTCGAGTCCGAGATCCGCAAGTTCTGGAAGAACGCGAAGCTGACGCCAAAGAAGACTGCGCTGCATCTCACCGTCGAAGGCTCGCCGGGCTCACCACTCACTCTCTCCTCTTCCTTCGAAGTTGAGCGTTCGACGTTCGACGTTCGGTGTTCCAGCGAAACGCCGCTCCAGCCCGCGGCCAACCGCCCTCTCGCCACCGAAACGCTCATCGCCCAGCTCGGCCGTCTCGGCGACACCGACTACGAGCTCGCCTCCCTCGACAACCGCCTCCAAGGCGATTGCCACCTCCCGCTCTCCGAACTCAACCGCCTCCGCCGCCAACTCGTCGCGGCACTGCAGTCGGATGGTGCGCGGACTTCAGTCCGCCCCGGAACCCCGGCCGCCACCACCCACCACCATCTCCTTCCGCCTTCCACTTCCCACTCTTCACCCGCCACTCCGGCGGAGCCGGCTTTGTCCGTCCTCTGCCGCACCCTCCCCCAAGTCGAGGCGGCGCTCGAAGCCGGCGTCCAGATCATCTACTGCGACTTCGAAGACCCCCGACGCTACAAGGACGCCGTCGCACTGAAATCCGGTTCGGATGCCGGGCTCCACCTCGCCACACCGCGGATCCTCAAGCCGGGCGAAACCGGCTACCTCAAGCTGATCGAACGCGCCGCCCCCGACGGCCTGCTCCTCCGCAATCTCGCGGGGCTCGAATACTACAAAGACCGTAGCGAGTTCGTGAAGACGGCCGACTTCTCGCTCAACGTCGCCAACCCGATCACCGCCCGCGTCCTGATGGAATCGGCCGGCCTCGACCGGCTGACCGTTTCCTACGACCTCAACATCTCCCAGGTCCTCGACCTGCTGCGCGGAGCTCCTGCCGACTGGTTCGAGCTCACCCTGCACCAGCACATGCCGCTCTTCCACATGGAGCACTGCGTCTTCTGCACCTTCATGAGCGAAGGCACGACCTACAAGGACTGCGGGCGGCCGTGCGAGAAACACGTCGTCCATCTGCGCGACCGCGTCGGCCAGCTCCACCGCCTGCAGGCCGACGTCGGCTGCCGCAACACGCTCTTCAATGGCCGCGCCCAGACCGGCGCGCGATTCCTGCCGGCCCTGCTCGACACCGGGCTGTCGCGATTCCGCATCGAGCTCCTCGACGAGGATCGCGACGCCGCCTCCCGCACCATCGGCGCCTACCAAGCGCTGATCCGCGGCGAACGCGATCCCGCCGACCTCTTGGAAGAAGTCACCGCGCTTGAGAAACTCGGGGTGACCGAAGGGACCCTGAGGTGA